Proteins found in one Lysinibacillus fusiformis genomic segment:
- a CDS encoding ABC transporter ATP-binding protein, whose translation MFDVLSKLGWFFKQYWKQYTVAIVLLMVASGLEVVPPYLLGSIIDLLTTGAMTPAILTKYVLIFIGIIIGGYLLNFVWQFRLFEGAINLEKILRRNLMQHFLRMTPTFYEKNRTGDLMARATNDLNAVSMTAGFGIMTLIDSTVYMGFIIFAMGYMISWKLTFFAMLPVPIMAILIQYLGKIVHERYMKAQDAFGELNDSVLESVAGVRVVRAYVQEKKDEANFADMSEVVYAKNIHTAKINALFGPITKVGTGISYVVALGYGAHLVATEAMTVGQLVTFNVYLGLAVWPIFAIGELINVMQQGNASLDRVQETLNYEADVRNIPNPQMIATPNAIGFDALTFQYPMSQVKNLQQISLSLKKGQTLGIVGKTGAGKTTFLRQLLREYPIGQGQLSIDGIDITAQTKEQILDWIGYVPQDHVLFSRTIRENILFGKEDATQAELQQAIHAAYFEKDLGNLPMGLETLVGEKGVSLSGGQKQRVSIARALIKDPEILMLDDSLSAVDAKTEARIIENIQRERQGKTTIITTHRLSGIQHADVIIVLDDGQIVEQGTHEELLAQQGWYKEQFDRQQLEGGAS comes from the coding sequence ATGTTTGATGTGTTAAGTAAATTAGGCTGGTTCTTTAAACAATACTGGAAGCAATATACGGTTGCCATTGTTTTACTGATGGTTGCTAGTGGATTAGAGGTTGTGCCTCCATATTTACTCGGCTCAATTATTGATCTATTGACTACAGGAGCGATGACACCAGCTATTTTAACTAAGTATGTATTGATTTTTATTGGGATTATTATTGGGGGCTATTTATTAAATTTTGTGTGGCAATTCCGACTATTTGAAGGGGCTATCAACCTTGAGAAAATTTTACGTCGAAACTTGATGCAGCATTTTTTACGCATGACCCCAACGTTTTATGAGAAAAACCGTACAGGCGATCTCATGGCACGTGCAACAAATGATTTAAATGCCGTTTCCATGACAGCTGGTTTTGGCATTATGACATTGATTGATTCAACGGTTTATATGGGCTTTATTATTTTTGCGATGGGCTATATGATTTCGTGGAAGCTCACATTTTTTGCGATGTTACCAGTCCCTATCATGGCAATCCTCATTCAATATTTAGGGAAAATTGTTCATGAGCGTTATATGAAGGCACAAGATGCTTTTGGGGAGCTAAACGATAGTGTACTTGAATCTGTGGCAGGTGTGCGAGTGGTGCGCGCCTATGTGCAGGAAAAAAAGGATGAGGCTAATTTTGCGGATATGAGTGAAGTCGTGTATGCGAAAAATATTCACACAGCTAAAATCAATGCTTTATTTGGTCCAATTACAAAAGTCGGAACAGGTATTAGCTATGTGGTAGCACTTGGCTACGGGGCTCATTTAGTGGCAACGGAAGCGATGACAGTTGGACAATTGGTCACGTTTAATGTTTATTTAGGTTTAGCTGTTTGGCCAATATTTGCAATTGGCGAGCTCATCAATGTTATGCAGCAGGGGAATGCCTCACTAGATCGCGTACAGGAAACATTGAACTACGAGGCAGATGTTCGAAATATTCCGAATCCGCAAATGATTGCGACACCGAATGCGATTGGCTTTGATGCTTTAACATTCCAATATCCAATGAGTCAGGTGAAAAATCTACAGCAAATTTCACTGTCCTTGAAAAAAGGTCAAACGCTCGGCATTGTTGGTAAAACAGGGGCAGGTAAAACAACCTTCCTACGCCAATTATTGCGAGAATACCCAATCGGACAGGGACAGCTTTCCATTGACGGTATCGATATTACCGCTCAAACGAAGGAGCAGATTCTCGACTGGATTGGTTATGTGCCGCAAGATCATGTGCTATTCTCACGGACTATTCGTGAAAATATTTTATTTGGGAAAGAAGATGCAACACAAGCAGAATTACAGCAGGCGATTCATGCCGCGTATTTTGAAAAGGATTTAGGCAATCTACCAATGGGCCTTGAAACACTTGTTGGAGAAAAGGGTGTCTCTCTTTCAGGCGGTCAAAAACAACGTGTATCCATTGCCCGTGCATTAATTAAAGATCCTGAAATTTTAATGCTGGATGATTCCCTTTCAGCTGTCGACGCGAAGACGGAGGCACGAATTATTGAAAATATTCAGCGTGAACGTCAAGGTAAAACAACCATTATCACAACGCATCGCTTGTCTGGTATTCAGCATGCGGATGTCATCATCGTATTGGATGATGGGCAAATTGTAGAGCAGGGAACACATGAGGAACTTCTTGCGCAACAAGGATGGTATAAAGAGCAATTTGACCGTCAGCAGCTAGAAGGAGGTGCCTCATGA
- the crcB gene encoding fluoride efflux transporter CrcB, whose protein sequence is MLRSFLAVGIGGILGAICRYSLSLAVPNTEIFPFTTLFINLLGCFCLAWLFTSFIKRTPIVLGVGTGFCGAFTTFSTFSLETLLLLENSEWLQAVLYVTVSVLGGLACTWLGIRLARGRIA, encoded by the coding sequence ATGTTGAGGTCATTTCTAGCCGTGGGAATTGGTGGAATTCTTGGTGCCATCTGTCGATATAGTCTGAGTCTCGCCGTTCCCAATACAGAAATATTTCCATTCACAACACTGTTTATTAATTTACTGGGCTGCTTTTGCTTAGCATGGCTTTTTACTTCATTTATAAAACGCACACCTATTGTACTAGGAGTAGGTACAGGGTTTTGTGGAGCTTTTACTACCTTTTCGACATTTTCCTTAGAGACACTATTACTCCTAGAAAATAGCGAGTGGCTACAGGCTGTACTCTATGTTACAGTGAGTGTTTTAGGTGGATTAGCTTGCACATGGCTGGGAATACGACTTGCTAGGGGGCGTATTGCATGA
- the crcB gene encoding fluoride efflux transporter CrcB produces the protein MILVGIGGFFGALSRFYLGKLLVHPYPWATFIINCTGSFALGFLFALHLSDWLWQLMGIGFLGAYTTFSTFGFECLQLIEQQKWRQAISYIASTLLIGVLCAAIGYLVV, from the coding sequence ATGATTTTAGTCGGAATTGGTGGATTTTTTGGCGCTCTTTCTAGATTTTATTTAGGAAAATTACTTGTACATCCCTATCCATGGGCGACTTTTATTATTAATTGTACAGGCTCCTTTGCGCTTGGTTTCTTATTTGCCCTACATCTTAGTGATTGGTTATGGCAATTAATGGGCATAGGTTTTTTAGGAGCCTACACAACTTTTTCTACTTTTGGATTTGAATGTCTACAGCTTATAGAACAACAAAAATGGAGACAAGCCATTAGCTATATTGCCAGTACCTTGCTAATTGGCGTACTTTGTGCAGCTATTGGTTATCTAGTCGTATAA
- a CDS encoding SIR2 family NAD-dependent protein deacylase, which produces MAIERLREWLLSSNNTVILSGAGMSTESGVPDFRSASGWWKQMDPRTVATTEALTDHYSLFHEFYKTRIENLEKAAPHEGHLILADWEQRGLVSLIATQNVDGFHQLAGSQYVEELHGSIRSIRCQRCQQAGGMESFLNKPSCTHCGGKLRPNVVLFGESLPQASWHRSMEEIKTAELVLGTSLEVYPVNQLPMMTTGKTVYINMDISQQTTPFDLTVRGKIKEVLQKLQI; this is translated from the coding sequence ATGGCAATAGAACGTTTACGTGAGTGGTTACTATCCTCAAATAATACAGTGATTCTATCAGGAGCGGGCATGTCAACAGAAAGTGGAGTTCCTGATTTCCGTTCAGCATCTGGTTGGTGGAAACAAATGGATCCAAGAACTGTCGCGACAACGGAAGCATTAACAGATCATTACTCATTATTTCATGAATTTTATAAAACACGTATCGAAAACCTAGAAAAGGCGGCTCCCCATGAGGGGCATCTTATATTAGCTGATTGGGAACAAAGAGGTCTAGTGTCTCTAATCGCTACTCAAAATGTGGATGGCTTTCACCAATTAGCGGGAAGTCAATACGTCGAGGAATTACATGGTTCCATTCGGTCTATTCGTTGTCAACGTTGCCAGCAGGCTGGTGGTATGGAAAGCTTCTTGAACAAGCCTAGTTGCACCCATTGCGGTGGGAAACTTCGTCCAAATGTCGTGCTATTTGGAGAAAGCCTACCACAAGCAAGCTGGCACCGTTCCATGGAGGAAATTAAAACAGCTGAACTTGTCCTTGGAACGAGTCTTGAGGTATATCCCGTCAATCAACTGCCTATGATGACAACAGGAAAAACCGTTTATATTAATATGGATATTTCACAGCAGACAACCCCATTTGATCTGACGGTGAGGGGGAAAATAAAAGAAGTGTTGCAAAAACTTCAAATTTAA
- a CDS encoding trimeric intracellular cation channel family protein, whose amino-acid sequence MDYVTWSVLHIIGIIAYAISGAFVALQANYSFIGIFVLGLTTSYGGSIIRNVVLDIPVSDIWERQSLLVVLVTLTAILFVKRNWIHHWNRWGYFFDSIGLASFAIQGGLLAKSLHHDLGIIIIASMFTGVGGGMVRDLLAGRTPLALREEIHAVLTFVCALWIWLGWDSPLELSVIVIFIVVIRMLSVNNKLKWKPPFKHSYKNAEEK is encoded by the coding sequence TGCCTACGCCATTAGTGGAGCATTTGTTGCGTTACAGGCCAACTATTCTTTTATTGGCATATTTGTGCTTGGTCTTACAACTTCCTATGGTGGTTCCATTATCCGCAACGTTGTACTGGATATCCCTGTGTCAGATATATGGGAGCGGCAATCCTTATTAGTCGTTTTAGTCACGCTGACGGCTATTTTATTTGTCAAAAGGAATTGGATTCACCACTGGAACCGCTGGGGCTACTTCTTTGATTCGATTGGACTGGCTTCGTTCGCTATTCAAGGGGGATTATTAGCAAAAAGCTTGCATCATGACCTCGGCATCATTATTATAGCGTCGATGTTTACAGGTGTTGGTGGAGGCATGGTTCGAGATTTGTTAGCGGGTAGAACGCCACTTGCATTAAGAGAAGAAATACATGCTGTCCTAACATTTGTATGTGCCCTTTGGATATGGTTAGGGTGGGACAGCCCGCTTGAATTGTCAGTCATTGTTATTTTTATAGTAGTGATTCGCATGTTATCTGTGAATAATAAATTAAAATGGAAGCCTCCTTTTAAACATTCCTATAAGAATGCAGAGGAAAAATAG